cgtatttaccggtggtagagcgtatttaccggtggtagagcgtatttaccggtggtagagcgtatttaccggtggtagagcgtatttaccggtggtagagtatttaccggtgttagagtgtatttaccggtgttagagtgtatttaccggtgttagagtgtatttaccggtgttagagtgtatttaccggtgttagagtgtatttaTCGGTGGTAGAGTGTATTTACCGGTGgtagtgtatttaccggtgttagagtgtatttatcggtgttagagtgtatttaccggtgttagagtgtatttaccggtggtagtgtatttaccggtgttagagtgtattgaccggtgttagagtgtattgaccggtgttagagtgtattgaccggtgttagagtgtattgaccggtgttagtgtgtatttaccggtgttaagAGTGTATTTACCTGTGTTAGAGTGTATTTACAggtgttagagtgtattgaccggtgttagagtgtattgaccggtgttagaGTGAATTgaccggtgttagagtgtatttacaggtgttagagtgtattgaccggtgttagagtgtattgaccggtgttagtgtgtatttaccggtgttagtgtgtatttaccggtgttagtgtgtatttaccggtgttagtgtgtatttaccggtgttagagtgtattgaccggtgttagagtgtattgaccggtgttagtgtgtattgaccggtgttagtgtgtatttaccggtgttagtgtgtatttaccggtgttagtgtgtatttaccggtgttagagtgtattgaccggtgttatagtgtattgaccggtgttagagtgtattgaccggtgttagtgtgtatttaccggtgttagtgtgtatttaccggtgttagtgtgtatttaccggtgttagtgtgtattgaccggtgttagagtgtattgaccggtgttagtgtgtatttaccggtgttagtgtgtatttaccggtgttagtgtgtatttaccggtgttagagtgtattgaccggtgttagagtgtattgaccggtgttagagtgtattgaccggtgttagagtgtattgaccggtgttagtgtgtatttaccggtgttagtgtgtatttaccggtgttagtgtgtatttaccggtgttagtgtgtatttaccggtgttagagtgtattgaccggtgttagtgtgtatttaccggtgttagtgtgtatttaccggtgttagagtgtattgaccggtgttagagtgtattgaccggtgttagagtgtattgaccggtgttagagtgtattgaccggtgttagagtgtattgaccggtgttagtgtgtattgacCTGTGTTAGAGTGTATTTACCGCTGTTAGAGTGTATTTACCTGTGTTAAGGCCTCTGATTTGAGCAGCGGCACCATCGGGATCTGGAACTCACTGGATAAAAACTCCAAGTGTTTGTCATCAGTGGAGGAACTCaaaccctgcacacacacacacacttacgttAAGACAACAGCTGAGACTGATGGAGCATTTCTAACCATCAGatctgtatgtgtttgtgttctgtgtgtgtgtgtgtgtgtgtgtgtgtgtgtgtgtgtgtgtatgtgttcggGGATGCTCACAGTGTTGGGTGCGCAGAGCTCCTGCACAGCTGGAATGTCGCTCAGGATCTTCTTAGCCAAACTCAAGGCTTTCAGTGTGtgttcagcgtgtgtgtgtgtcagctctGGCTgtgtgccgtgtgtgtgtgtcagctctGGCTGTAGGGGCACACACAGCAGCTGGCACACACAGAGGTGCAGCAGAACTGAGGAACATGAAGGAGAAAGAAGATTATTATCCTCTATCAgacattattattgcattattagacAGAGAGCAGGTCACTGACTCTCCTGATGATGTCTAAAGTCTGTCTGCgctcaataatcaataataatcgataataataatcacaataataattataatatctcACAGAGGCAGCAGGTCTTCATGGCGGCTCGCCGGTGCTCGGTGTCCGGTGTTGGGTGCTGTTGTGCGGATCTGGAGGCTTTTAAAGGGCCTGATTGTTCAACTGGGGAAACTTCCATGACTGATGGGGTTATTCACGGCTCCGCGTTATTGCGTCTGAGGCGTTgcgaaaaacacacacagacaaaaagaAGGAAACAGTCAGTCCTCGGGCTAACTCGAGCCGGCGGGCGGAAGCTCTTCCTGAAACACCCACacacctccacacacacacacacgtggctCACCTGCACCGCGTGTCTGCGCTGGGGAACACCGGGAGCGCATGCGCACTCGGAGACCGCAAGGACTTTAACTGCAGACCTGCCGCCGCCGCACCGGGAATAAACCGCTCCGTCACTCATATCGCCGTTCACACCGGTAGAGGGTTATTGAGCGGGGATTAAGCACGGATTAGAGCTTCAGATCCCGGGAATTCTGCAGTTTCATCATAGGAGGAAGCAGAAGCAGAAACCGCAGCAGCAGAGCCCGAATGACGCCCGGAGCCGCGTCACGGCCGCGTTGAGAAATCCGCCGTTTCCCCGCCACTGATGCGGGATTATTACAGCACTGCTGAGGGCAGGACTAATGATAGAGCAGTAATGAGGCTTAATGAATATTCACAACACGTCCTCCTCCATCAATCAgtctaaaataatcaataatcatgAGGAGTGGATATTGATCGTGGACGATCAAAATTACTGCACGATCAGATTAATCGTTGTATCGCCATAAGGCCTAAAAACATCCATTCAGTTCACCCCGAGCAGaattgatcatattttgtttctgttcttgCGTTCCTTAATAAACTAAACATTCTGAAAACAGTTTACCGgttatttattataaagtattgCAGGGCTCTGAGGTGCCCTGATTCCTTAATGATGCTACTAAAAAAGATCAATTAGAGgagtaaaattaatgaattattgatAAGTATTGTTGATGAAATATTCATAATGTGAACTGGCTTTATTCGGTATATTTATACCGGCTTTGCGCTCGCGCTCTGGCTCACCAGCAGCAGTTGATTGACACACACAGCCCCATCTCCTTCATCCAGCTGCAAGTGCTGAAACACGGCTCTACAGTACTGATGTGTTATGAATGACATGTGTTAAATGACAGTGAGACATGCTATATTTagtctttctttttaaaatatagccaccttttgattttatttcgtttccgaatatttttatcaaacgataaatgcaatgagttgtttattttggttttaatttaattagaacTGTAATATCCGTTTAGGCAACACTTCTTCAacataacattggctctgattgTGTTTTACAGATATCCTACAGACAGACTTTTTGGCTGAAAGACATCACCTGTTCACTTCAGGGCTGTATTTTGACATTTCGCAAGGGCTTCAGCTGGTACCGGCTTCAGTTTCGCTACTTGACGTTTATGTGGCGTTTACCTATCGATATCTGGATGACAGcgagagatgagatgagatgagatgagatgaggtGAGATGAGACAGCAGATTCAATGTGTGACTTCACTTCACAGGTTCTGCACATTTGGACTGTCTAAATGATAATTATCTAGATTAAACTATCTAAACTGGTTTTTGATTCGATTGAAAGCTGAAATATGGCCAGACAGATGAAGTAACTTTCGGTTTTAGAAGAGAGCTGCTTCATAATGAAAGTtggtggaaacacacacacacacacactcacagacagacacacacacagacagagagagagagagagatagagagagagagagagacaggataCTCTTATAGGCCTAttgattattgatttatttaacattaaatacACAGTAATTAAGTGTAAAAAAGAAAGGCCTAACTTCAGGTAAAGTGCTCACTGCGGTGTCTGATGTCAGTGGTGCGGCATTGCTAAATCACTTTAGTTTTAATCAGAGAATAAGATTATATAGGCTATTTTAGTTATTTAGTGTAATATATAGTTATTTAGTTTATGCGGTTTAGGTTTCTTTTTGATGGCACTTTATTGCATGTTGAATGTTACAATTACaaagatttttattaaacaagtgcataacacaagatatttttgtatttaagcTTCTCTCTCATATTCTTGCCTTGATtatctttaatataaatataaaattgttcAATGCAAAGCGTGGTCGTGCACCTGAGGAAAAAAGGCGCACCAAGGCAAAGAGTTATTGTAGAGCCCTGTATTGGAGATGAATTGATAGATTGTGAATTGATACATTGACACTACTGTACGATTGATTAAACTAGGGGTGCTAAAGATTACTCAATGATGGAGTTATTGTCGGTAACCCTTTAAACCCGATAGACCTTACTGATGAGCGATAAAGCATGGGCATTTAGTTATGCTTTGCGCCGTGAGACGCGTCCCCGATTACACACGTTACATTATCGAGTGTGTGCAGTTTCCGGTACCGTATGGAGTCGTGCTCTCTCTTGACTTTGTTATGCACAGATCTCGTTTATGTCCGCTGGTGTTAATCCGCGGGTCAAGTAATCAAAAGTAGGCTACATGACGTTTAATTATGGGCAGCAGGTTAATAAGACCAAACATTGGCTGTGCAAACTTTATTacttaattatggtggcttgaaaagccagcatactgttatctatcttaaacttattattcttcttcttcttcttcttcttcttcttcttcttcttctgagactaatttctaagtgtatctcctcctaggcctttcaagctacatacttcaaactttcgtcaaaccttcaaactggtctgactcgggttgctatatcttttctaactgatccgaccttgggttttccgaaaaacgacccagaaaaatcccaaaagtcccattgacttaacattgggtcaaactttgtgagctcataactctgcatcagactgtcctgcagacttctaactggactcatttaactcagtctagccagcagccaataactgatgactttttaacttactagccactccctagcaaccacttacagcaccctagcaactgtcccatagacttccattgtaaaagactcccatttacttaacattggatcaacctttgtgagctcataactctgcatcagactgtcctacagactagagtctggcctcattcaactcagtctagccagcagccaatcactgattacctttaaacttactagccactccctagcaaccaatttcagcaccctagcaactgtcccagagactgtgactagctattctaacacacgctaacagttttaacatcctactgacatgctaatcttgctagaaaggtgctagcaacacgatagtgacatgctagtcatgctagtaacatgctaattcataatagaatcacgctaacaacatgctaattcatgctagaaacaagctgactcatgctagaatcatgctagtaacatgctagttacatgctaattaatgctagaatcatgctagttacatgctaattcatgctagaaacatgctaattcatgctagaatcatgctaacaacatgctaattcatgctagaaacatgctaataacatgctaattcatgatagaaacatgctagtaacatgctagaatcatgctagtaacatgctaattcatgctagaaacatgctagtaacatgctaattcatgctagaatcatgctagtaacatgctaattcatgctagaatcatgctaataacatgctaattcatgctagaaacatgctaattcatgctagaatcatgctaataacatgctaattcatgctagaatcatgctaataacatgctaattcatgatagaaacatgctagtaacatgctaattcatgctagaatcatgctagtaacatgctaattcatgatagaaacatgctagtaacatgctaattcatgctagaatcatggtagtaacatgctaattcatgctagaaacgtgctagtaacatgctaattcatgctagaaacatgctagtaacatgctaattcatgctagaatcatgctagtaacatgctaattcatgctagaatcatgctaataacatgctaattcatgctagaaacatgctagtaacatgctaattcatgctagaatcatgctagttacatgctaatccatgctagaatcatgctagtaacatgctaattcatgctagaatcatgctagtaacatgctaattcatgctagaatcatgctagtaacatgctaattcatgctagaatcatgctaataacatgctaattcatgctagaatcatgctagtaacatgctaattcatgctagaatcatgctagtaacatgctaattcatgctagaaacatgctaattcatgctagaatcatgctagtaacatgctaattcatgctagaatcatgctaataacatgctaattcatgctagaaacatgctaattcatgctagaatcatgctaataacatgctaaatcatgctagaaacatgctagtaacatgctaattcgtgctagaaacatgctagtaacatgctaattcatgctagaatcatgctagtaacatgttaattcatgctagaatcatgctaataacatgctaattcatgctagaaacatgctaattcatgctagaatcatgctaataacatgctagtaacatgctaattcatgctagaaacatgctagtaacatgctaattcatgctagaatcatgctagtaacatgctaattcatgctagaaacaggctagtaacatgctaactcatgctagaaacatgctagtaacatgctaattcatgctagaatcatgctaattcatgctagaaacatgctagtaacatgctaattcatgctagaatcatgctagttacatgctaatttatgttagaatcatgctagttacttgctaattcatgctagtaacatgctaattcagactcggcttttcaagccaccataaagtttgtcctcaaactttaatatctagtttcctctgaaatattaaagtgttttaagctATATTATCTTTTATAGACTGGCATATGCCCACGGTCAGACATGTATAGCTTATATAAAGCGAGCGTTTACCTCATTTCACTGATGTGGATTATATTGCATATTCGGTGAATTCTTCAGTAGCTTtgtaaactagatattaaagtttgaggacaaactttatggtggcttgaaaagccgagtctaaaagtttgaagtcgttttaaagtgtaaataactgaagcagtttttatgaagtttgaaacagtcggtatagataagtacatttatgttagcatgtttctagtatagattggcatgtttcttggtaggcagttgctaggttgttctaagtgcttgctaaggtgttgctaggcggttgctaaggtgttgctaggttgttgctaggcagttgctaaagtattatgagtggttgctcattagcatgtttctagcatgattctagcatgaattaccttgttactagcatgattctagcatgaattagcatgtttctagcatgaattagcatgttactagcatgattctagcatgaattagcaagtaactagcatgtttctagcatgaattagcatgattctagcatgaattagcatgttactagcatgtttctagcatgagttagcatgttactagcatgtttctagcatgaattagcatgttactagcatgattctagcatgaattagcatgttactaccatgattctagcatgaattagcatgttattagcatgattctagcatgaattagcatgttactagcatgattctagcatgaattagcatgttactagcatgattctagcatggattagcatgtaactagcatgattctagcatgaattagcatgttactagcaagtttctagcatgaattagcatgttattagcatgatcctagcacgaattagcatgttactagcatgtttctagcatgaattagcatgttactagcatgtttctagcatgaattagcatgttactaacatgtttctagcatgaattagcatgttattagcatgattctagcatgaatttgcatgtttctagcatgattctagcatgaatttgcatgtttctagcataaattagcatgttactagcatgattctagcatgaattagcatgttactagcatgattctagcatgaattagcatgttattagcatgattctagcatgaattagcatgttactagcatgaattagcatgttactagcatgattctagcatgaattagcatgttactagcatgattctagcatgaattagcatgttactaacatgatcctagcatgaattagcatgttactagcatgtttctagcatgaattagcatgattctagcatgaattagcatgttactagcatgtttctagcatgagtgagcatgttactagcatgattctagcatgaattagcatgttactagcatgtttctagcacgaattagcatgttactagcatgattctagcatgaattagcatgttactagcatgtttctagcatgaattagcatgttactagcatgtttctagcatgatttagcatgttattagcatgcttctagcatgaattagcatgtttctagcatgaattagcatgttattagcatgattctagcatgaattagcatgttactagcatgattctagcatgaattagcatgttactagtatgtttctagcatgaattagcatgttactagcatgattctagcatgaattagcatgttactagcatgattctagcatgaattagcatgttactagcatgattctagcatggattagcatgtaactagcatgattctagcatgaattagcatgttactagcatgtttctagcatgaattagcatgtttactagcatgattctagcatgaattagcatgttactagcatgattctagcatggattagcatgtaactagcatgattctagcatgaattagcatgttactagcatgtttctagcatgaattagcatgttactagcatgattctagcatgaattagcatgtaactagcatgtttctagcatgaattagcatgttactagcatgattctagcatgaattagcatgttactagcatgattctagcatggattagcatgttactaccatgattctagcatgaattagcatgttactagcatgattctagcatggattagcatgttactagcatgattctagcatgaattagcatgttactagcatgtttctagcatgaattagcatgtaactagcatgattctagcattaattagcatgtaactagcatgttactagcatgattctagcatgaattagcatgtttctagcatgaattagcatgttattagcatgattctagcatgaattagcatgtttttagcatcattctagcatgaattagcatgttactagcatgattctagcatggattagcatgttactaccatgattctagcatggattagcatgttactagcatgattctagcatggattagcatgttactagcatgattctagcatgaattggcatgttactagcatgaattagcatgtaactagcatgattctagcattaattagcatgtaactagcatgttactagcatgattctagcatgaatcagcttgtttctagcatgaattagcatgttgttagcatgattctagcatgaattagcatgttactagcatgactagcatgtcactatcgtgttgctagcacctttctagcaagattaacatgtcagtaggaagtttaaactgttagcatgtgttagaaaagctagtcacagtctctgggacagttgctagggtgctgaaattggttgctagggagtggctagtaagtttaaaggtaatcagtgattggctgctggctagactgagttgaatgaggccagactctagtctgtaggacagtctgatgcagagttatgagctcacaaaggttgatccaatgttaagtaaatgggagtcttttacaatggaagtctatgggacagttgctagggtgctgtaagtggttgctagggagtggctagtaagttaaaaagtcatcagttattggctgctggctagactgagttaaatgagtccagttagaagtctgcaggacagtctgatgcagagttatgagctcacaaagtttgacccaatgttaagtcaatgggacttttgggatttttctgggtcgtttttcggaaaacccaaggtcggatcagttagaaaagatatagcaacccgagtcagaccagtttgaaggtttgacgaaagtttgaagtatgtagcttgaaaggcctaggaggagatacacttagaaattagtctcagaagaagaagaagaagaagaagaagaagaagaagaagaataataagtttaagatagataacagtatgctggcttttcaagccaccataataatgtgttttattaatggagTGTTGATAAGGACTGagctattaaatactgtaattctccgaatggaaaatgcttgagTGGTTTGATaataaatcatcatttaaaactTTATCCATCATGTTGATCTCATCCTTCAGTATGACAGATCGATTTATCAGATGATCTGTCATAAGAGAAATAATAACTAAAGGATTTTCTTTATGGAGACGCATCTAAAAACAATCTacaatcaataattcatttagtatAAATACAAGTTTCTCGGTAACCTTTAAGACCAGCTCAGAATAAGAAACGACTCTCGCTTATGACGTCTGCTTCGCGGCCATTTCACGTTGCGTCACCGTCGCATTTATTACAGCTGATTTAAATGAATCGATAAAACACCGTCATTAACCGCTTAACTGATAACGTTTTTCGGTTTTTTTGTTTCTGTTCCTGCAAAATGTCATTCGTTTCCGTTCCTtgattaaaatattcttaaacaCACACAGTAAGAGTATATTTTATAGGGGGACATTAGTTTGGTTGTATTGTACGTTTGTCTTAGTCTTAAAAAGCCAACTTGAAAAAGAATCAGGATAAAATCGTGAATCGTGATTTCCCCAGAAATAATGGTGATATGATATTTCCCCCCCATGGAGTGGACAGGGCCGGGTTAAGAACATACTGGGCCCCGGGGCTATAGCAAACCCAAGGGCCCCGTTTACTGTATCACTAGATTTGACATTTGAAGTGGCATACGCCAAGGGTGTCCCGTTTCTCCTTGTGTATTTCCACTGGCAGCACAGTTATTAGCAGATCATATGAAACGAAGTGATCTTGTAGGCATCGATATAGCAGAAAGAGGagtgatcatcatcatcagttaGCGGATGACACTACTCTCTCTTTCAGAAGTCAGTTGCAGAAGCTTCAGGAGTCATAAATACATAATCTGAAGCATCTGCTTTACACCTGAATATCTGTAAATGTGAATTATTATCTGAGAAAGGTCGCGATGCTCCCTCCATTTGTTAAAGAAAAAGTCGTTTATTTAGGAATTGTTATAACTAAAAACGAATCCGTCTGCTGTAGTGATCATTTGACTCCAATAATAGAAAAATCTCAATCAAATCTTAATCAGTGGCTTCAAGAAATCTCTCTTTAAATGGAGGAGTGCTACTTACTGAAGCTGAAGGCTTATCCAGATGAATCTGCTGCTTTAGTCCGACAATTAGAAAACAACATTTGTAAAACAAAAGACAATTagcgctaacatctgtggtcaggAAGTCTTTAGAataactggtgctggcccacctgaaggacatcactgaaccctcactggactctcttcagtttgcctacagagcaaacaggtctgtggatgatgcagtaaatatgggactgcattatgctctgcaacacctagacagaccagggacctatgtgaggatgttgtttgtagacttcagctcggcgttaacactatcatcccaagatcactaaaataaataaacaaacatcctCACTAAAATACATAATcaaacatcaataaaataaacaatcatcactaaaataaataaacaaacatcgtCACTAAAATACATAatcaaacaacaataaaataaacaatcatcactaaaataaataaacaaacatcctCACTAAAATACATAATcaaacatcaataaaataaacaatcatcactaaaataaataaacaaacatcgtCACTAAAATACATAa
This DNA window, taken from Danio aesculapii chromosome 19, fDanAes4.1, whole genome shotgun sequence, encodes the following:
- the csf3b gene encoding colony stimulating factor 3 (granulocyte) b, producing MEVSPVEQSGPLKASRSAQQHPTPDTEHRRAAMKTCCLFLLHLCVCQLLCVPLQPELTHTHGTQPELTHTHAEHTLKALSLAKKILSDIPAVQELCAPNTGLSSSTDDKHLEFLSSEFQIPMVPLLKSEALTQEERVQRMLIGLELHHRVLRKLLEPCSPMNLLNDLTELRALLLLQVPPAGPEVFPHTHTLSAPLSQFQLQVCVRVTLRQLRSFMQDVFRSLRHISVSRR